The Mastomys coucha isolate ucsf_1 unplaced genomic scaffold, UCSF_Mcou_1 pScaffold14, whole genome shotgun sequence genome window below encodes:
- the Tstd3 gene encoding thiosulfate sulfurtransferase/rhodanese-like domain-containing protein 3 produces MLARLVLGTSGRTALGSVEPALGGLKSIWGSSQHFCSTPSKGVTYRELKSLLNSKDIILIDVRNTWEILEHGKIPGSINIPLDEVGEALQMNPRDFKEKYCEVKPSKSDRLVFSCLAGVRSKKAMDTAISLGFNSAQHYAGGWKEWLAYEISEEKQES; encoded by the exons ATGCTGGCCAGACTAGTGCTTGGGACCTCGGGCAGGACGGCCCTAGGATCAGTGGAGCCTGCGCTTGGCG GTTTGAAGTCAATATGGGGAAGCAGCCAACATTTTTGTTCCACTCCTTCTAAGGGTGTGACTTACAGGGAACTAAAAAGCCTACTGAACTCCAAAGATATTATATTAATTGATGTTAGAAATACATGGGAAATTCTTGAGCATGGAAAAATACCTGGATCAATCAACATACCAT TGGATGAGGTAGGTGAAGCTCTGCAGATGAACCCAAGGGACTTCAAAGAGAAGTACTGTGAAGTGAAGCCATCCAAATCTGACCGTCTAGTGTTTTCTTGTTTAGCTGGAGTGAGAAGTAAGAAGGCTATGGACACAGCAATATCACTGGGCTTTAACAG TGCTCAACATTATGCTGGAGGATGGAAGGAATGGCTAGCCTATGAaatttcagaggagaaacaagaAAGTTGA